The following are encoded together in the Deltaproteobacteria bacterium genome:
- the radC gene encoding DNA repair protein RadC, producing the protein MSEGKKPHKGEGHRDRLRAKFLTSGLDGFHDYEVIELLLTLATPRKDCKEQAKAVLKRFKTLQGVIEAPSGDLQEIEGIGPKNVFGIKFVSAVAERYLKKKVIKKDPIRSSSELFKYLYHTLRDKNREIFKVVFLDAQNRIIAIETLFEGTLTASSVYPREVVQAALRHHAAGLFLVHNHPSGEPRPSREDKLITQELIHACRVMGITVHEHLIIGDNTYFSFADHGHIAEMNREYEAVHRQGRERGRC; encoded by the coding sequence ATGTCTGAGGGAAAGAAGCCACACAAAGGCGAAGGCCATCGAGACCGCCTAAGAGCAAAATTTTTGACTTCCGGGCTTGATGGCTTCCATGATTACGAAGTCATCGAACTGCTCCTTACCCTGGCCACACCCAGAAAGGACTGTAAGGAGCAGGCTAAAGCCGTCTTGAAGCGCTTTAAGACTCTTCAAGGGGTCATTGAAGCGCCGTCTGGAGATCTCCAGGAGATAGAGGGCATTGGGCCGAAAAACGTATTCGGTATCAAGTTCGTAAGCGCGGTTGCAGAGCGATACCTGAAAAAAAAGGTCATCAAGAAAGACCCAATCCGATCGTCCAGTGAGCTTTTCAAATATCTTTACCACACCCTGCGTGACAAGAACCGCGAGATCTTCAAAGTCGTCTTTCTTGACGCCCAGAACCGGATCATAGCCATAGAAACCCTTTTTGAGGGTACCCTCACGGCGAGCAGTGTCTATCCAAGGGAGGTCGTTCAAGCCGCCCTGAGACACCATGCGGCAGGCCTCTTTCTGGTCCACAACCACCCTTCAGGGGAGCCCAGACCATCCAGGGAAGACAAACTCATCACCCAAGAGCTGATCCACGCCTGCCGGGTCATGGGGATCACGGTCCATGAGCACCTCATTATCGGGGACAACACCTATTTCAGTTTTGCAGATCACGGTCACATCGCTGAGATGAACCGTGAATATGAGGCGGTGCATAGACAAGGGCGGGAACGGGGACGTTGTTGA